From the genome of Streptomyces sp. NBC_01317, one region includes:
- a CDS encoding SRPBCC family protein: MSESDDRIEREITIEAPPERVWAVLTEPAHVGSWFGQGQPTPVDLRPGGTMYLDHGAYGQFPTTIVTVDPPHRFSYRWASAYPGEQATEGNSTLVEFTLAAEGEGTRLRVVETGFADIVIPEDRIDTASKKSHTEGWTDMVVNLKKYAEQLAA, translated from the coding sequence ATGTCGGAATCCGATGACCGCATCGAACGGGAGATCACCATCGAGGCGCCGCCGGAGCGCGTCTGGGCCGTACTCACCGAGCCCGCGCACGTGGGGAGTTGGTTCGGACAGGGGCAGCCCACCCCCGTCGACCTGCGCCCCGGGGGCACCATGTACCTGGACCACGGCGCGTACGGCCAGTTCCCGACGACGATCGTGACGGTCGACCCGCCGCACCGCTTCTCGTACCGCTGGGCGAGCGCCTACCCCGGCGAGCAGGCGACGGAGGGCAACTCCACCCTGGTCGAGTTCACGCTCGCGGCCGAGGGCGAGGGCACCCGGCTGCGTGTGGTGGAGACCGGCTTCGCGGATATCGTCATCCCCGAGGACCGGATCGACACGGCCTCCAAGAAGAGCCACACCGAGGGCTGGACGGACATGGTCGTGAACCTGAAGAAGTACGCGGAGCAGCTCGCGGCATGA
- a CDS encoding ABC transporter ATP-binding protein, whose translation MTPGDSATPSAGAPAGADGRTLLPTASVRRTRAAVRELVRPHRGLALAGLVTMVAATAVGLLIQPTLGHIVDAVTEGRPAGALTAPVVLLVVVALVQGAATGLGLSLVSRLGETVLALLRERFVDRALHLPLERVEGAGSGDLTARVTGDVSLIADAVRNALPELARSVLAIVLTLGALALLDWRFFLAALLAFPVQAHTARWYLRNAAPLYAEQRVANGAQQQQLLDTIGGGPTVRAFRLEKEHTGQVTARSWSVVGLTMRGVRLILRFYSRLHLAEFTGLAAVLVAGFLLVRADAVSIGTATAAALYFHSLFTPVNSALILIDDAQSATAGLARLVGVADLAPPVQPERPAVPQDASVTVRGLTHAYRTGHPVLHGVDLTLAPGERVALVGASGAGKTTLAKIVAGIHRPREGTVLIGGADLDALGPAAVRRAVALITQEVHVFAGPLADDLRLARPGATDAELREALDRVDALTWADLLPDGLTTVVGEGGHRLTSAQAQQLALARLVLADPPVAVLDEATAEAGSAGARALEKAAARAVDGRTALIVAHRLTQAATADRVVVMDAGRIVESGTHDTLRAAGGRYAALWEAWSDSREAAGP comes from the coding sequence ATGACACCGGGCGACTCGGCCACCCCCTCGGCCGGGGCGCCCGCCGGGGCGGACGGCCGGACCCTGCTGCCCACCGCCTCGGTCCGGCGCACCCGTGCGGCCGTACGGGAACTGGTGCGCCCCCACCGGGGGTTGGCCCTGGCCGGACTGGTCACCATGGTCGCCGCCACCGCCGTCGGGCTGCTGATCCAGCCGACGCTGGGCCATATCGTCGACGCGGTCACCGAGGGCCGGCCGGCCGGTGCGCTGACCGCCCCGGTGGTCCTGTTGGTCGTGGTCGCCCTCGTCCAGGGCGCGGCGACCGGGCTCGGGCTCTCCCTCGTCTCCCGGCTCGGCGAGACCGTACTCGCCCTGCTGCGCGAGCGGTTCGTGGACCGCGCGCTGCACCTGCCCCTGGAGCGGGTGGAGGGCGCGGGCTCGGGCGACCTGACGGCGCGGGTCACCGGAGACGTGTCTCTGATCGCCGACGCGGTGCGCAACGCCCTTCCCGAGCTGGCCCGTTCGGTCCTGGCGATCGTCCTCACGCTCGGTGCGCTGGCCCTGCTCGACTGGCGGTTCTTCCTGGCCGCGCTGCTCGCCTTTCCCGTACAGGCGCACACCGCGCGCTGGTACCTGCGCAACGCGGCACCGCTCTACGCCGAGCAGCGCGTCGCCAACGGGGCCCAGCAGCAGCAGTTGCTCGACACCATCGGGGGCGGGCCGACCGTGCGCGCCTTCCGGCTGGAGAAGGAGCACACCGGGCAGGTCACCGCCCGGTCGTGGTCGGTGGTCGGGCTGACGATGCGCGGGGTGCGGCTGATCCTGCGCTTCTACAGCCGCCTGCACCTCGCGGAGTTCACCGGTCTGGCCGCCGTCCTGGTGGCCGGCTTCCTGCTGGTGCGGGCCGACGCCGTGTCGATCGGTACGGCGACCGCCGCGGCCCTCTACTTCCACAGCCTCTTCACGCCGGTCAATTCGGCGCTGATCCTGATCGACGACGCCCAGTCGGCGACGGCGGGGCTGGCCCGGCTCGTCGGGGTGGCCGATCTGGCACCGCCCGTACAGCCGGAGCGGCCGGCCGTGCCGCAGGACGCGTCCGTCACCGTCCGGGGCCTCACGCACGCGTACCGCACCGGCCATCCCGTCCTGCACGGGGTGGACCTGACGCTGGCCCCCGGGGAGCGGGTCGCGCTGGTCGGGGCGAGCGGCGCGGGCAAGACCACCCTGGCCAAGATCGTCGCGGGCATCCACCGGCCGCGGGAGGGCACGGTCCTGATCGGCGGCGCGGACCTCGACGCGCTCGGCCCTGCGGCGGTCCGCCGGGCCGTCGCGCTGATCACCCAGGAGGTCCACGTCTTCGCCGGACCCCTCGCGGACGACCTGCGGCTGGCGCGCCCCGGCGCGACGGACGCGGAACTGCGCGAGGCGCTGGACCGGGTCGACGCGCTCACCTGGGCCGACCTGCTTCCGGACGGCCTCACCACGGTCGTCGGCGAGGGGGGCCACCGGCTCACCAGCGCCCAGGCCCAACAGCTCGCCCTCGCCCGGCTGGTGCTGGCCGACCCGCCGGTCGCGGTCCTCGACGAGGCCACGGCGGAGGCGGGCAGTGCCGGGGCGCGTGCCCTGGAGAAGGCCGCCGCGCGGGCCGTGGACGGCCGTACGGCACTGATCGTGGCGCACCGGCTGACGCAGGCCGCGACCGCGGACCGGGTGGTCGTGATGGACGCCGGCCGGATCGTCGAGTCGGGGACGCACGACACCCTGCGCGCGGCGGGCGGGCGCTACGCCGCGCTGTGGGAGGCGTGGTCGGACAGCCGCGAGGCGGCGGGCCCGTGA
- a CDS encoding MurT ligase domain-containing protein, translating to MAGNTEPLSPRAKLAVTAGKAAAAVSRAAGRGSGSVIGGKVALKLDPDLLGRLAQHLDVILVSATNGKTTTTRLIAEALGAAGPVVSNALGANMPAGITSALAGGSDAKYGVIEVDEKYLAGVARDTTPKAIALLNLSRDQLDRAAETRMLAEKWREGLAGTKAVVIANADDPLIVWAASSSPNVVWVAAGQEWKDDAWSCPSCGGVMQRPGDDWFCGECGFRRPSPSWALHGDHVLDPHGSAWPIHLQLPGRANKSNAATSAAVVATFGVPPQVALERMYQVQAVAGRYDVVSFHNRDIRLLLAKNPAGWLETFSLIDPPPTPVVLAVNARGADGTDTSWLWDVDYTRLAGHPIFVLGDRKLDLAVRLEVANLDFRVCETLDEAVQLAPPGRIEAIANYTAFQDLRRRVGN from the coding sequence ATGGCAGGCAACACGGAGCCGCTGTCGCCGCGGGCCAAGTTGGCCGTGACGGCGGGCAAGGCCGCGGCGGCGGTGTCGCGCGCGGCTGGCCGCGGCAGCGGATCGGTGATCGGCGGGAAGGTGGCGCTGAAGCTCGACCCCGATCTGCTGGGGCGGCTGGCGCAGCACCTGGACGTCATCCTCGTGTCGGCGACCAATGGCAAGACCACCACCACACGGCTGATCGCCGAGGCGCTGGGCGCCGCGGGACCCGTCGTGTCGAACGCGCTCGGCGCCAACATGCCGGCGGGGATCACCTCCGCCCTGGCGGGCGGTTCCGACGCGAAGTACGGCGTGATCGAGGTGGACGAGAAGTACCTCGCCGGTGTGGCGCGGGACACCACGCCGAAGGCGATCGCACTGCTGAACCTCTCGCGCGACCAGCTCGACCGCGCCGCCGAGACGCGGATGCTCGCCGAGAAGTGGCGTGAGGGCCTGGCCGGTACGAAGGCCGTCGTCATCGCCAACGCGGACGACCCGCTGATCGTCTGGGCCGCCTCCTCCTCCCCCAACGTGGTGTGGGTGGCGGCGGGCCAGGAGTGGAAGGACGACGCCTGGTCGTGCCCGTCCTGCGGTGGTGTGATGCAGCGCCCCGGGGACGACTGGTTCTGCGGCGAGTGCGGTTTCCGCAGGCCGTCGCCGAGCTGGGCCCTGCACGGCGACCACGTCCTGGACCCGCACGGGTCGGCGTGGCCGATCCACCTCCAGCTGCCGGGCCGCGCGAACAAGTCGAACGCGGCCACCTCCGCCGCCGTCGTGGCGACCTTCGGGGTGCCGCCGCAGGTGGCGCTGGAGCGGATGTACCAGGTGCAGGCCGTCGCGGGACGGTACGACGTGGTGTCCTTCCACAACCGCGACATCCGGTTGCTGCTGGCGAAGAACCCGGCGGGCTGGCTGGAGACGTTCTCCCTGATCGACCCGCCGCCGACGCCCGTCGTGCTGGCCGTCAACGCCCGGGGCGCCGACGGCACCGACACCTCCTGGCTGTGGGACGTGGACTACACCCGGCTCGCCGGGCATCCGATCTTCGTCCTCGGGGACCGCAAGCTCGACCTGGCCGTCCGTCTCGAAGTGGCCAATCTCGACTTCCGGGTGTGCGAGACGCTGGACGAGGCCGTCCAGCTGGCACCGCCGGGCCGCATCGAGGCGATCGCCAACTACACCGCGTTCCAGGACCTGCGCCGAAGGGTCGGTAACTGA
- a CDS encoding 6-phosphofructokinase: MRIGVLTSGGDCPGLNAVIRSVVHRAVVDHGDEVIGFHDGWRGLLECDYRKLDLDAVAGILARGGTILGSSRVQPAHLRDGVERARGHVADLGLDAIIPIGGEGTLKAAHLLSEAGLPIVGVPKTIDNDIPSTDVTFGFDTAVGVATDALDRLKTTAESHQRVLIVEVMGRHTGWIALHSGMAAGAHAIVVPERPFDIGELAALVGKRFSAGKRFAIVVVAEGAKPREGSMKFDEGGTDVYGHERFAGVAGQLSVELEQRLGKEARPVILGHVQRGGTPTAYDRVLATRFGWHAVEATHRGEFGMLTALRGTDIVMVPLSEAVATLKTVPAERYAEAECVL; this comes from the coding sequence ATGCGAATTGGTGTGCTCACCTCAGGCGGGGACTGCCCCGGCCTCAACGCCGTCATCCGGTCCGTCGTACACCGCGCCGTCGTCGACCACGGCGACGAGGTGATCGGCTTCCACGACGGCTGGCGGGGTCTCCTGGAGTGCGACTACCGCAAGCTCGACCTGGACGCGGTGGCCGGGATCCTGGCGCGGGGCGGTACGATCCTCGGCTCCTCGCGGGTCCAGCCGGCGCACCTGCGCGACGGGGTGGAGCGGGCCAGGGGCCATGTCGCCGACCTCGGTCTGGACGCGATCATCCCGATCGGCGGCGAGGGCACGCTCAAGGCGGCCCATCTGCTGTCCGAGGCCGGGCTGCCGATCGTCGGGGTGCCGAAGACCATCGACAACGACATCCCCTCGACGGACGTGACCTTCGGTTTCGACACGGCCGTGGGGGTCGCCACCGACGCGCTCGACCGGCTCAAGACCACCGCCGAGTCCCACCAGCGGGTCCTGATCGTCGAGGTCATGGGCCGCCACACCGGCTGGATCGCGCTGCACTCCGGCATGGCCGCCGGGGCCCACGCCATCGTCGTCCCCGAGCGTCCCTTCGACATCGGTGAGCTGGCGGCGCTGGTCGGCAAGCGGTTCTCGGCGGGCAAGCGGTTCGCGATCGTGGTGGTCGCCGAGGGCGCCAAGCCGCGTGAGGGCTCGATGAAGTTCGACGAGGGCGGCACGGACGTGTACGGGCACGAGCGCTTCGCCGGGGTGGCCGGGCAGCTGTCCGTGGAGCTGGAGCAGCGGCTCGGCAAGGAGGCCCGTCCGGTGATACTGGGCCACGTCCAGCGCGGCGGCACGCCGACCGCGTACGACAGGGTCCTCGCGACCCGGTTCGGCTGGCACGCGGTCGAGGCGACCCACCGGGGCGAGTTCGGCATGCTGACGGCGCTGCGCGGCACGGACATCGTGATGGTGCCGCTGTCCGAGGCCGTGGCGACGCTCAAGACGGTGCCCGCCGAGCGGTACGCCGAGGCGGAGTGCGTGCTCTGA
- a CDS encoding SPFH domain-containing protein, whose protein sequence is MLFWHVPAPNEAMLISGSKRQAQDTQFRIVTGHGSFVMPIKQKARMLSLALREAEIVEDCVTQQGIRLNVRAVTVFKVGDDAVSIANAARRFLAEQDRMEELVGRIFAGHLRSIIGGLTVEQIIRERDRVAQEVKQGSHSEMEKLGIVVDALQIQEIEDATGYIQNLAAPHAAAVASQARIAQAKSDQEAAEREQQAAALKAEYERDTAIKRAGFHAETEQVNARAAQAGPLAEARASQEVIEEQTSLATRQALLAAQRLEAEVRRPADAEAYRQRTLAEASRDRAKFEADGSAYAERTLAQAQADANSARAESLKNGNQELIAANRTVENLPALADAAARGMAGANLTVLNGTDGLNEMVAGLVSQGLAILNSLQRPGTTGTTGNGGAPASPNLNGNAPVRTPETK, encoded by the coding sequence ATGCTGTTCTGGCATGTTCCCGCGCCCAACGAGGCGATGCTCATCTCCGGCTCCAAACGCCAGGCGCAGGACACGCAGTTCCGTATCGTCACCGGGCACGGCAGCTTCGTCATGCCCATCAAGCAGAAGGCCCGCATGCTGTCCCTCGCGTTGCGGGAGGCGGAGATAGTCGAGGACTGCGTCACGCAGCAGGGCATCCGGCTGAACGTGCGCGCGGTGACCGTCTTCAAGGTCGGCGACGACGCCGTGTCGATCGCCAACGCGGCCCGGCGTTTCCTCGCCGAGCAGGACCGGATGGAGGAGCTGGTGGGCCGGATCTTCGCCGGTCACCTCCGTTCCATCATCGGCGGACTGACCGTCGAACAGATCATCCGCGAGCGTGACCGGGTCGCCCAGGAGGTGAAGCAGGGCAGCCACAGCGAGATGGAGAAACTCGGGATCGTGGTCGACGCCTTGCAGATCCAGGAGATCGAGGACGCCACCGGCTACATCCAGAACCTCGCCGCCCCGCACGCGGCGGCCGTCGCCAGCCAGGCCCGTATCGCCCAGGCGAAGTCCGACCAGGAAGCGGCGGAACGCGAGCAGCAGGCCGCCGCGTTGAAGGCCGAGTACGAACGGGACACCGCGATCAAGCGCGCGGGCTTCCACGCCGAGACGGAGCAGGTCAACGCCCGCGCCGCGCAGGCGGGACCGCTGGCCGAGGCCAGGGCCTCCCAGGAAGTCATCGAGGAGCAGACCTCGCTGGCGACACGCCAGGCGCTCCTGGCCGCACAGCGCCTCGAAGCCGAGGTCAGGCGTCCGGCGGACGCCGAGGCCTACCGGCAGCGCACGCTGGCCGAAGCCTCCCGTGACCGGGCGAAGTTCGAGGCGGACGGTTCGGCGTACGCGGAACGTACGCTCGCGCAGGCCCAGGCCGACGCGAACAGCGCCCGCGCCGAGTCCCTCAAGAACGGCAACCAGGAACTCATCGCCGCCAACCGGACGGTGGAGAACCTGCCCGCCCTCGCCGACGCGGCGGCGCGGGGCATGGCCGGCGCCAACCTGACCGTCCTCAACGGGACCGACGGCCTCAACGAGATGGTGGCGGGCCTGGTGAGCCAGGGCCTGGCGATCCTGAACTCGCTCCAGCGCCCCGGCACGACGGGCACGACCGGCAACGGCGGCGCCCCAGCGTCCCCGAACCTGAACGGCAACGCTCCGGTCCGTACCCCCGAGACCAAGTAG
- a CDS encoding cytochrome c oxidase assembly protein: protein MDHSGHGMTMDLPPFTLGRALEYSPDYFFLTGCLLALVLYGWGVVRLRRRGDGWPAGRAVGFTLGVLTVALVMCTKLNDYGMVMFSVHMVQHMVISMVSPILILLGAPVTLALRALPVARRRGHKGPRELLLAVLHSGFVRVITHPAFTIPLFIASLYGLYFTPLFDFLMGSKTGHLAMMVHFLTVGLVFFWPIMGIDPGPHRPGYVMRMLELFAGMPFHAFFGIALMMASEPMIGAYRTPPASLGIDALSDQTAAGGIAWAFSEIPSVLVLVALVFQWYRSEQRVATRSDRAADRDGDKELVAYNAYLASLRTRGQ from the coding sequence ATGGATCACAGCGGGCACGGCATGACCATGGATCTGCCGCCGTTCACGCTGGGACGGGCGCTGGAGTACTCCCCCGACTACTTCTTCCTGACGGGCTGCCTGCTCGCGCTCGTGCTGTACGGCTGGGGCGTGGTGCGGCTGCGCCGGCGCGGCGACGGCTGGCCCGCGGGCCGTGCCGTCGGGTTCACGCTCGGCGTGCTGACCGTGGCGCTGGTGATGTGCACGAAGCTGAACGACTACGGCATGGTCATGTTCAGCGTGCACATGGTCCAGCACATGGTGATCAGCATGGTGTCCCCCATCCTGATCCTGCTGGGCGCGCCGGTGACACTGGCCCTGCGGGCCCTGCCGGTGGCGCGGCGCCGGGGTCACAAGGGGCCGCGTGAGCTGCTGCTCGCGGTCCTGCACAGCGGTTTTGTACGGGTCATCACGCACCCGGCCTTCACCATCCCGCTCTTCATCGCGAGCCTCTACGGGCTGTACTTCACCCCGCTCTTCGACTTCCTGATGGGGTCCAAGACCGGGCACCTCGCGATGATGGTGCACTTCCTCACCGTGGGCCTGGTCTTCTTCTGGCCGATCATGGGCATCGACCCGGGGCCGCACCGGCCGGGCTATGTGATGCGGATGCTGGAGCTGTTCGCCGGGATGCCGTTCCACGCGTTCTTCGGGATCGCGCTGATGATGGCGAGCGAGCCGATGATCGGCGCGTACCGTACGCCTCCGGCCTCGCTCGGCATCGACGCCCTGAGCGACCAGACGGCGGCGGGCGGTATCGCCTGGGCGTTCAGTGAGATCCCGTCCGTGCTGGTGCTGGTCGCCCTGGTCTTCCAGTGGTACCGCTCGGAGCAACGGGTCGCGACCCGCTCCGACCGGGCCGCCGACCGGGACGGGGACAAGGAGCTGGTGGCGTACAACGCCTATCTCGCCTCGCTCCGGACACGGGGACAGTAG
- a CDS encoding type 1 glutamine amidotransferase: MSESSLRLVWIYPDLLSTYGDQGNALVVERRARQRRLGVTRVDVRSDQPIPTSGDIYLIGGGEDRPQRLAAERLRRDGGLSRAVSNGAIVFSVCAGYQILGHEFINDLGEREAGLGLLDVVSTRGEGERCVGDVLGDIDPRLGLPQLTGFENHQGVTHLGPTARPFAQVRLGKGNGTGDGTEGAYNDTVFGTYMHGPVMARNPHIADLLLKLALDVNALPPTDDRWYDALRAERINAAVQPA, translated from the coding sequence ATGAGCGAGAGCAGCCTGCGGCTGGTGTGGATCTATCCAGACCTGCTGAGCACGTACGGCGACCAGGGCAACGCGCTGGTCGTGGAGCGCCGTGCCAGACAGCGCCGCCTGGGTGTCACGCGCGTGGACGTCCGCAGTGACCAGCCGATCCCGACCTCCGGCGACATCTATCTGATCGGCGGCGGTGAGGACCGGCCGCAGCGGCTGGCCGCCGAGCGGCTGCGCCGGGACGGCGGGCTCAGCCGTGCCGTGTCGAACGGCGCGATCGTGTTCTCGGTCTGCGCCGGCTACCAGATCCTCGGCCACGAGTTCATCAACGACCTGGGCGAGCGCGAGGCCGGCCTCGGGCTGCTCGACGTGGTCTCCACCCGCGGTGAGGGCGAGCGGTGTGTCGGTGACGTCCTCGGCGACATCGACCCGCGGCTCGGCCTGCCGCAGCTGACCGGATTCGAGAACCACCAGGGCGTCACCCACCTCGGCCCGACGGCCCGGCCGTTCGCGCAGGTCAGGCTGGGCAAGGGCAACGGCACGGGGGACGGTACGGAGGGCGCGTACAACGACACCGTCTTCGGTACGTACATGCACGGCCCGGTCATGGCACGCAATCCGCACATCGCGGACCTGCTGCTGAAGCTGGCGCTGGACGTCAACGCGCTGCCGCCGACCGACGACCGCTGGTACGACGCGCTGCGCGCGGAGCGCATCAACGCGGCCGTCCAGCCCGCCTGA
- the def gene encoding peptide deformylase has product MRNRPIPGSSGRVRAMRLLGDPVLHAPCAPVTDFGPALAALVEDLFATMYEARGVGLAASQIGVDRRVFVYDCPDDEDVRHLGHLVNPRLTEVDGIVLRGPEGCLSLPGVEAGTERYDRAVVEGFTLDGAPVRVEGTGFFARCLQHECDHLEGTVYTDRLTGWRRSRALRAGRRVPGVRTV; this is encoded by the coding sequence ATGCGAAACCGTCCGATCCCCGGCAGTTCCGGGCGAGTACGAGCCATGAGATTGCTGGGCGATCCGGTGCTGCACGCCCCCTGCGCACCCGTCACCGACTTCGGTCCCGCGCTCGCGGCGCTGGTCGAGGACCTTTTCGCGACGATGTACGAGGCCCGGGGTGTCGGCCTGGCGGCCAGTCAGATCGGGGTGGACCGGCGGGTGTTCGTGTACGACTGCCCGGACGACGAGGACGTCCGTCATCTCGGGCACCTCGTCAATCCCCGGCTGACGGAGGTGGACGGCATCGTCCTCCGCGGGCCCGAGGGCTGTCTCTCGCTGCCGGGCGTAGAGGCCGGAACCGAGCGGTACGACCGGGCCGTCGTGGAGGGATTCACCCTGGACGGCGCGCCGGTACGGGTCGAGGGCACCGGCTTCTTCGCCCGCTGCCTCCAGCACGAGTGCGACCACCTGGAGGGGACGGTGTACACCGACCGGCTCACGGGGTGGCGCAGGTCGAGGGCGCTGCGGGCGGGGCGCCGGGTGCCGGGCGTCCGTACGGTCTGA
- a CDS encoding ABC transporter ATP-binding protein, with translation MGAEVPAGRVVLRRVVTGQRRDVLLASLLAAGHQGGEALVPVLVGVVIDRAVAEDDGGALGLWIGVLAVVYVGLSFSFRHGARLSERAAVVAAHELRTALVARVLEPGGGAEAGRLPGALTNLATEDAKRVGAVTVAVMEAAAALTALTVSAVALLWISVPLGLVVLLGTPLLLWLGHLLSKPLERRSEAEQERAAHASGVAADLVAGLRVLKGIGAESAALARYRSTSRASLGATLRATRAQAWQNGMTLALTGVFLGLVALVGGRLAARGDISLGGLVSAVGLALFLLGPLQVAGWVNAELAQGRASAARIAEVLSAPPAVVPGPGAPALPVRGEVRLREVSYGGLRGFELAAAPGELLGVVTTDPADALALLHCLGRVADPDSGSVELDGTALATLDPALVRDVLLVAGHDADLFEGTLLSNVSAAAPDPADTGHLRRAMAAAGADEVADTLPYGAETTVTERGRSLSGGQRQRVALARALAAEAPVLVLHDPTTAVDAVTEARVAGAVREFRRGRTTILVTASPALLAVTDRVVLVDRGRVTDTAAHADLVQRHESYRTAVFA, from the coding sequence GTGGGGGCTGAAGTCCCAGCAGGACGGGTCGTCCTGAGGCGAGTGGTCACCGGACAGCGGCGCGATGTGCTCCTCGCCTCGCTGCTCGCGGCCGGGCACCAGGGCGGCGAGGCCCTCGTCCCCGTCCTGGTCGGCGTGGTGATCGACCGGGCCGTCGCCGAGGACGACGGAGGGGCACTGGGTCTGTGGATCGGTGTGCTCGCCGTCGTCTATGTCGGACTCTCGTTCAGCTTCCGGCACGGCGCCCGCCTCTCCGAGCGGGCCGCCGTGGTCGCCGCGCACGAGCTGCGGACCGCCCTGGTGGCGCGCGTGCTGGAGCCGGGGGGCGGGGCGGAGGCCGGACGGCTGCCCGGCGCGCTCACGAACCTCGCCACCGAGGACGCCAAACGGGTCGGCGCCGTCACCGTCGCCGTGATGGAGGCCGCCGCCGCGCTCACCGCGCTCACCGTGAGCGCCGTGGCCCTGCTCTGGATCTCCGTCCCCCTGGGACTGGTCGTCCTGCTGGGCACCCCGCTGCTGCTCTGGCTGGGCCACCTGCTGAGCAAGCCGCTGGAGCGGCGCAGCGAGGCCGAGCAGGAACGCGCCGCGCACGCGTCGGGCGTCGCCGCCGATCTGGTGGCCGGGCTGCGGGTACTCAAGGGCATCGGCGCCGAGTCCGCCGCCCTCGCCCGCTACCGGTCCACGAGCCGCGCCTCGCTGGGCGCCACACTGCGGGCCACCCGGGCCCAGGCGTGGCAGAACGGCATGACGCTCGCCCTGACCGGGGTGTTCCTCGGCCTGGTCGCCCTGGTCGGCGGCCGGCTGGCCGCGCGGGGGGACATCAGCCTCGGCGGGCTGGTCTCGGCGGTGGGTCTCGCGCTGTTCCTGCTCGGGCCGCTGCAAGTGGCCGGCTGGGTGAACGCGGAGCTGGCCCAGGGCCGCGCGTCCGCCGCGCGGATCGCGGAGGTGCTGTCCGCTCCCCCGGCCGTGGTGCCGGGGCCGGGCGCGCCGGCTCTGCCTGTACGGGGAGAGGTCAGGCTGCGTGAGGTGTCGTACGGCGGGCTGCGCGGCTTCGAACTGGCCGCCGCGCCGGGTGAGTTGCTCGGAGTCGTCACGACGGACCCGGCCGACGCCCTGGCGCTGCTGCACTGCCTGGGACGGGTGGCCGACCCGGACTCGGGGTCCGTGGAACTGGACGGTACGGCCCTCGCCACGCTCGATCCGGCGCTGGTCCGTGACGTGTTGCTGGTGGCGGGCCACGACGCCGATCTGTTCGAAGGGACCCTCCTGAGCAACGTGTCGGCCGCCGCCCCGGACCCCGCCGACACCGGACATCTCCGGCGGGCGATGGCGGCGGCGGGCGCGGACGAGGTCGCCGACACCCTGCCGTACGGCGCGGAGACGACGGTCACCGAGCGCGGACGCTCCCTGTCCGGCGGGCAGCGCCAGCGCGTGGCACTGGCCCGGGCGCTGGCCGCCGAGGCGCCGGTGCTGGTCCTGCACGATCCGACGACGGCGGTCGACGCGGTCACGGAGGCCCGGGTGGCGGGTGCGGTACGGGAGTTCCGGCGCGGCCGTACGACGATCCTGGTCACCGCGAGCCCCGCGCTGCTGGCCGTCACCGACCGGGTGGTGCTGGTGGACCGGGGGCGCGTGACGGACACGGCCGCGCACGCCGACCTGGTACAGCGGCACGAGTCCTACCGGACGGCGGTCTTCGCGTGA
- a CDS encoding TetR family transcriptional regulator, with protein sequence METTQQAEQQRSARQRRRQLLEAADRVVLRDGPQASMNAIAAEAGITKPILYRHFGDKGGLYRALAKRHTDALLDALRAALDAPAERRQRVEATLDTYLAAIEARPQVYRFLMHPAEDSQPSEQGFDVGRHSVPLLRRLGEELAKVIEERVDLGPSSEQLARVWGHGIVGMMHGAGDWWLGERPCPREQLVHSLADLLWGRLAVAGDRTGGPAF encoded by the coding sequence ATGGAGACCACACAGCAGGCCGAGCAGCAGCGATCGGCGCGGCAACGCCGGCGGCAACTGCTGGAAGCCGCGGACCGGGTGGTGCTCCGGGACGGCCCGCAGGCCTCCATGAACGCCATCGCCGCCGAGGCGGGCATCACCAAGCCGATCCTGTACCGGCACTTCGGCGACAAGGGCGGGCTGTACCGGGCACTGGCCAAGCGCCACACGGACGCGCTGCTGGACGCCCTGCGGGCCGCGCTCGACGCGCCCGCGGAGCGCCGCCAGCGGGTGGAGGCGACGCTCGACACGTACCTCGCGGCGATCGAGGCGAGGCCACAGGTCTACCGCTTCCTGATGCATCCGGCCGAGGACAGCCAGCCGTCCGAGCAGGGCTTCGACGTGGGCCGGCATTCGGTCCCGCTGCTGCGGCGCCTGGGTGAGGAATTGGCCAAGGTCATCGAGGAGCGCGTCGACCTCGGTCCCAGCAGCGAGCAGCTGGCGCGGGTCTGGGGCCACGGCATCGTCGGCATGATGCACGGCGCGGGCGACTGGTGGCTCGGCGAACGGCCGTGCCCGCGCGAGCAGTTGGTGCACAGCCTGGCGGACCTGCTGTGGGGCCGGCTGGCGGTCGCGGGCGACCGCACGGGCGGACCGGCGTTCTGA
- a CDS encoding ArsR/SmtB family transcription factor has product MTEDADRDTVGEVLSALADPTRRRILDALAARGEATATVLAAELPVSRQAIVKHLAVLDRAGLVAGRRAGREARYAVRPAGLGATARWMDRIAAEWDGRLSAIKRLAEADDPA; this is encoded by the coding sequence ATGACGGAGGACGCTGACCGGGACACCGTCGGGGAGGTGCTGTCCGCACTGGCGGACCCGACCCGTCGCCGGATCCTCGACGCCCTCGCCGCCCGCGGTGAGGCGACCGCGACGGTCCTGGCGGCGGAGCTGCCGGTCAGCCGCCAGGCGATCGTCAAGCACTTGGCGGTCCTGGACCGCGCGGGGCTGGTGGCCGGCCGCCGGGCGGGGCGTGAGGCGCGGTACGCGGTCAGACCGGCCGGACTGGGCGCCACGGCACGGTGGATGGACCGGATCGCCGCCGAGTGGGACGGCCGGCTGTCCGCGATCAAGCGGCTGGCGGAAGCCGACGATCCGGCCTGA